In Pseudomonadota bacterium, the DNA window ACGCCGAAGCCAAGCTAGTACCTCGCCACAGGAATCCTGATCGTTTGGCCCCAGCCCTGGCGCCCGCTGGCGGCGTTGGGACCTCCTCGAATATGCGCTGCATGTCCTTCGTCGGTCCCTACCGCTTGCCAGGGAATCATGATGGGTTGTCGCCGGCTCTGGCGCCCGCTCGCGGTGTTGGGAGCTCCCTTGTAGGCTCTTGTTCGCCGCTGCATTGATCCGGGCGCCGCCTGGGCGTATGGTCGGGCGACTCAAAAACGAGGGCGAGTGCTATGACCGAAGGCCTGAACAAAGCGATCCTGGTGGGCAATCTGGGAGCAGACCCGGAGCTCCGTTACACCCAGAGCGGCCAGGCTCTGCTGCGGCTGCGGCTCGCCACCAGCGAGAGCTTCCTGAACCGCAGCAACGAGCGCCAGCAGCGCACCGAATGGCACACCGTGGTCGTGTGGGGCAAACGAGCCGAAGCGCTCAACAAGATCCTATCCAAGGGCCGGACCGTTTGTGTCGAGGGCCGCATCCAGACGCGTGGATGGGAAGACAAGGACGGCAACAAGCGCAGCAGCACCGAGATCGTCGCGCAGAACGTTGTTTTCGCAGGCAGTCGGGGCAGCTCCGAGGGGTTCGCGGAGCGGCCGAGCTCCCCCCCTGAAACCGACCGGGGCTCGGAGTCCGAGCCCTTCGGTGACGACGACGTACCCTTTTGAGCGCCGCAGCGAGTCGTCGCAATGCTGATCTGCTCGTCGCGGTGCTGATCTGAAGAGCCGACGCGCCGACCTGCGCCTGGTCGAGCAGGGACTCGCAGGGAGTCGGGCCCGCGCTCAGGCGCTGATTCTCGCAGGCCGCGTGTTTGCTGGCGAGCAGCGCATCGACAAGGCCGGCATGCAGCTGCCCGAGAGCGTCGAGCTTGCGGTCCGAGGAGCCGATCATCCCTTCGTGTCCCGCGGAGGCTTGAAGCTCGCCGGGGCCCTCGACGGCTTCGGTTACCATCCCGCGGGGAAGGTCGCCGCCGATTTCGGCGCATCCACCGGTGGTTTCACCGACTGTTTGTTGCAGCGTGGCGCGGCGCGGGTGTACGCGGTCGACGTCGGCTACGGCCAGCTCCACGAACGCCTCCGATCCGACGACCGCGTCGTGGTGATGGAGCGCACGAACGCGCGTCACCTCGGCCCGGGCTCGTTGCCCGAGTCCGTCGATCTGGTCGTGATCGATGCGGCGTTCATAGGCCTTGACCGCTTGCTGCCT includes these proteins:
- a CDS encoding TlyA family RNA methyltransferase, with product MKSRRADLRLVEQGLAGSRARAQALILAGRVFAGEQRIDKAGMQLPESVELAVRGADHPFVSRGGLKLAGALDGFGYHPAGKVAADFGASTGGFTDCLLQRGAARVYAVDVGYGQLHERLRSDDRVVVMERTNARHLGPGSLPESVDLVVIDAAFIGLDRLLPAALALLRGGGDIIALVKPQFEVGREALHKGGVVRDARARAQAIGAVKARARRLGLELRGALDSSLAGPRGNIEHFVWWESTTRAVPREP
- the ssb gene encoding single-stranded DNA-binding protein; the encoded protein is MTEGLNKAILVGNLGADPELRYTQSGQALLRLRLATSESFLNRSNERQQRTEWHTVVVWGKRAEALNKILSKGRTVCVEGRIQTRGWEDKDGNKRSSTEIVAQNVVFAGSRGSSEGFAERPSSPPETDRGSESEPFGDDDVPF